One Mya arenaria isolate MELC-2E11 chromosome 5, ASM2691426v1 genomic window carries:
- the LOC128235869 gene encoding uncharacterized protein LOC128235869: MSSKTYIKAVRTRFRNSLKKEIQKGMELSRKDIEEIDLNEEITNTKKCIKMLKAYREKLECQCEKYVGVLEDSEGETVEQILNEDYTICDEATECSMVLENYLEEMESARKRVSKETATREEQVSTITHQMQSFMIEQSTHQQEFVERQSQQQIEFLEKQVREQHEVLDKLSKSKSPSMSVKLPKLELKCFNGDKLKWSEFWDAFECTVHINEKLSDVEKFSYLQTKLVGEAKAAISGLSLCNKNYRIAVNLLQERFGKKQEIIDIHYHKLMNIVPPYCKTESLRLFLDTVEKHMRSLEVLGENIDQNMFVSMVKSKIPTDVLLHLEVQKGSGNEWSAKTLRQRLRDYIIAREHAEQSNQQEPANKMKQKIDFQSGNNFEIKSARPTKMFGQKPVSAGKHISAESLISGDSKNSVYANKCRYCTNSHWSDECTKYKTIPERKRLLKGACYKCLKVGHKTDKCKARKLCVHCGEKDVHHRSLCPAKFSVHIPTRRAESANVSEELVSENNDVHHENVLVSSGEVVLMQTARTEAKCPTSENSRQIRLLLDSGSQRTYVTERLAEQLDLVRGEMQEIKLVTFGSNKAKVIKTPTTKLSLKLTNGKYLSITANIVPDITGTIERKAVHLSHSENIQHILSSVDLADTIPTTNEYSTINLLVGNDYYLDVVLPQRIEIQPGLYLLSSKFGWLLTGRINEPCEEEAEKNDIGMLILTYGTDAYRITNSNVFSSVDSDVPKKPDLEDFWAIESIGILDDPRQNDDETAMAKFKETIQFKDSRYQVTWPWKEENPDLPVNRGLALGRLKSTASRMQGRPELLKQYDSVIQDQLSKGVIEKVSGNSITLSNTIFHTMQ, encoded by the coding sequence ATGTCGTCCAAAACGTACATAAAGGCTGTACGGACGAGGTTCAGGAACAGCCTTAAGAAGGAAATTCAGAAAGGCATGGAATTATCAAGAAAAGATATAGAGGAAATCGATTTAAACGAAGAAATAACGAACacaaaaaagtgtattaaaATGCTAAAAGCATATCGCGAAAAGTTAGAATGCCAATGTGAAAAATATGTTGGAGTATTAGAAGACTCTGAAGGAGAAACAGTAGAACAAATATTGAACGAGGACTATACTATCTGTGATGAAGCAACTGAATGTTCTATGGTATTGGAGAATTATCTGGAAGAAATGGAATCTGCAAGGAAACGTGTTTCCAAGGAAACGGCGACCCGTGAAGAACAGGTTAGTACCATTACACATCAAATGCAATCTTTTATGATCGAACAGAGTACACATCAGCAAGAATTTGTAGAACGGCAAAGTCAACAGCAAATAGAGTTCTTAGAAAAACAAGTTCGAGAACAACACGAGGTTTTAGACAAACTTTCTAAATCAAAGTCGCCATCAATGTCAGTTAAATTGCCAAAATTGGAACTTAAGTGTTTCAATGGTGATAAATTAAAGTGGTCAGAATTCTGGGATGCCTTTGAGTGTACGGTTCACATAAATGAGAAACTGTCAGACGTTGAAAAATTCAGTTATCTCCAGACAAAGCTAGTCGGTGAAGCAAAAGCAGCAATATCCGGATTGTCTCTCTGTAACAAAAATTACCGAATTGCCGTAAACCTGTTGCAAGAGAGATTCGGAAAGAAACAAGAAATCATAGATATTCATTATCACAAGCTGATGAATATTGTTCCGCCCTACTGCAAGACCGAGAGTTTGCGACTCTTTCTTGACACAGTTGAAAAACATATGCGGAGCCTAGAAGTATTAGGTGAAAACATTgatcaaaacatgtttgtttcaatggtTAAATCGAAAATTCCAACGGACGTACTCTTGCACCTGGAGGTACAGAAAGGCTCAGGAAACGAATGGAGCGCTAAAACACTCCGACAGCGATTACGAGATTACATAATTGCTCGTGAACACGCTGAACAAAGCAACCAACAAGAGCCtgcaaacaaaatgaaacagaaaattGACTTTCAAAGTggcaacaattttgaaattaaaagcgCAAGGCCAACGAAAATGTTTGGTCAGAAGCCAGTCTCCGCTGGAAAGCACATCTCGGCGGAGTCCCTAATCTCTGGAGACAGCAAAAACAGTGTTTATGCAAACAAGTGCAGATACTGTACGAACTCTCATTGGAGTGATGAATGTACGAAATACAAAACGATTCCAGAAAGAAAACGCTTGCTGAAAGGTGCATGCTACAAGTGTCTGAAAGTTGGACACAAAACTGATAAGTGTAAGGCTAGAAAACTGTGTGTACATTGTGGTGAAAAGGATGTTCATCACAGAAGTCTTTGTCCCGCCAAATTTAGTGTACACATTCCCACAAGACGAGCAGAAAGTGCGAACGTTTCAGAAGAACTTGTGTCTGAAAATAATGATGTACATCACGAAAATGTTCTCGTGTCATCTGGTGAGGTTGTCCTCATGCAGACTGCAAGAACAGAGGCAAAATGTCCTACAAGTGAAAACAGCCGCCAGATTAGACTCCTCCTAGATTCGGGGTCACAAAGGACATATGTGACGGAGCGCCTGGCGGAGCAGCTTGACCTCGTTAGAGGAGAAATGCAAGAAATAAAACTAGTCACGTTTGGTAGTAATAAAGCAAAAGTGATCAAAACGCCGACTACCAAATTGAGTCTGAAGCTGACCAATGGGAAATATCTGAGCATAACTGCTAATATTGTGCCTGACATCACAGGGACAATAGAAAGGAAAGCTGTACATCTGTCTCACTCTGAGAACATACAGCACATCCTGAGCAGTGTTGACCTGGCGGACACCATTCCTACCACAAATGAATACTCTACCATAAACTTGTTGGTGGGAAACGACTACTACCTTGACGTTGTCCTGCCACAGAGGATAGAGATACAGCCTGGTTTGTACCTTCTAAGTTCCAAATTTGGTTGGTTACTTACCGGTCGCATCAATGAACCCTGTGAAGAGGAAGCTGAAAAGAATGACATTGGAATGCTCATACTTACCTATGGGACCGATGCTTATAGAATAACAAACTCAAATGTGTTCTCTTCAGTGGATAGTGATGTTCCAAAGAAGCCCGATCTCGAGGATTTCTGGGCAATTGAATCTATCGGGATACTTGACGACCCTAGACAAAATGATGACGAAACTGCCATGGCCAAATTCAAAGAGACTATACAGTTCAAAGACAGTCGTTATCAAGTTACCTGGCCATGGAAGGAAGAAAATCCCGATCTCCCTGTCAATCGCGGATTAGCTCTTGGTAGGCTGAAATCTACAGCATCGAGAATGCAAGGGAGACCAGAGCTACTGAAACAGTACGACTCCGTTATACAGGATCAGCTATCAAAAGGAGTTATTGAAAAGGTGAGTGGAAATAGTATCACACTATCAAACACTATCTTCCACACCATGCAGTAG